In a single window of the Aminomonas paucivorans DSM 12260 genome:
- the casB gene encoding type I-E CRISPR-associated protein Cse2/CasB, whose translation MRRRDEGLESSGRNASEKKEGKAGRLVERLLSWKEDLGALAALRRGWGKEPGTAPEMFPYVASFDDSRWEGEVVYIVAGLFGMWPQHDPSSGSFGASMRRLVEPEEDVQGTSVEKRFLSLLDADAGELYQALPRMVGLLKAKEVPLNYLLLTQHLFHWKDAGIHNVRRRWAVDFWRRPFTRSVETTKED comes from the coding sequence ATGCGAAGGAGGGATGAAGGCTTGGAGAGCTCGGGACGGAATGCCTCGGAAAAAAAAGAGGGGAAAGCCGGTCGTTTGGTCGAACGGCTCCTCTCCTGGAAGGAGGATCTTGGCGCTCTTGCGGCTCTGCGCCGCGGCTGGGGGAAAGAGCCTGGAACGGCACCGGAGATGTTTCCCTATGTGGCGTCTTTCGACGATTCTCGGTGGGAAGGCGAAGTGGTCTACATCGTGGCGGGGCTTTTCGGCATGTGGCCCCAGCACGACCCTTCCTCCGGGTCCTTCGGCGCGTCGATGCGTCGCTTGGTGGAGCCGGAGGAGGACGTGCAGGGGACAAGCGTGGAAAAGCGATTCCTCTCGTTGTTGGATGCGGATGCGGGAGAGCTGTATCAGGCCCTTCCCCGCATGGTGGGCCTGCTGAAGGCAAAGGAGGTTCCCCTGAACTACCTTCTGCTGACCCAGCATCTTTTCCACTGGAAAGATGCTGGAATCCACAATGTCCGTCGTCGTTGGGCGGTGGACTTTTGGCGTCGTCCATTCACTCGATCCGTGGAAACGACAAAGGAGGATTGA
- a CDS encoding type I-E CRISPR-associated protein Cas7/Cse4/CasC, whose translation MSEFEVRCLTQSVAPSCLNRDGTGLPKDCPSCGVCRTGVSGQSLKRALRERLGIHRSLETTKED comes from the coding sequence ATGTCCGAGTTTGAGGTGCGGTGTCTGACCCAGAGCGTTGCCCCATCCTGCCTGAACCGAGACGGTACCGGTTTGCCCAAGGACTGCCCGTCCTGCGGTGTCTGCAGGACGGGTGTTTCCGGCCAATCCTTGAAGCGTGCCCTCCGGGAACGTTTGGGTATCCATCGATCCTTGGAAACGACAAAGGAGGACTGA
- the cas7e gene encoding type I-E CRISPR-associated protein Cas7/Cse4/CasC — MSKFVELHLIQSVAPSCLNRDDTGSPKDCQFGGVRRARVSSQSFKRAIRESFRTHERLAASMGVRTKRLVEGTAQRLALRGRDEEIGRKVARNLLNVVFDKDMFDGKTTDKTKYLLFLSPSEVQAFGEIAEGFWDELSAMETQKAETPSGEEPEEAAPKASRKGAKTKKTEGSKELLAAVKGLFGKTPGVDLALFGRMIADRPDDNIDGVCQVAHAISTHQTAKEVDFFTALDDLKPDDTSGSDMMGVVEFNSACLYRYLTLDWDSLVSLLGNEAFARTALEGFLEAAVRALPSGRQNSFAAHNLPSLAFACVHDGQRFSLVNAFEKPVKPRDGLVEESVRRMDEYLGLLEKEYGRYLVGTGAVKLHCGPAAGGGLVHLGERADNLEAWIQAILRAL; from the coding sequence ATGTCCAAGTTCGTGGAACTGCATCTGATCCAGAGCGTTGCCCCATCCTGCCTGAATCGAGACGACACCGGTTCGCCCAAGGACTGCCAGTTCGGCGGTGTCCGTCGGGCGCGCGTTTCCAGTCAGTCCTTCAAACGGGCCATCCGGGAAAGCTTTCGCACCCATGAGAGATTGGCCGCTTCCATGGGAGTGCGCACCAAGCGCCTCGTGGAGGGAACGGCTCAAAGGCTGGCTCTTCGGGGACGTGATGAGGAGATAGGGCGTAAGGTTGCCCGTAACCTGCTGAACGTGGTTTTCGACAAGGACATGTTCGACGGGAAAACAACGGACAAGACGAAATACCTCCTGTTCCTCTCCCCCTCGGAAGTTCAGGCCTTCGGCGAGATCGCCGAAGGTTTCTGGGATGAGCTTTCGGCCATGGAAACCCAGAAGGCCGAAACTCCTTCGGGAGAGGAACCGGAGGAGGCTGCCCCGAAGGCGTCCCGTAAAGGCGCCAAAACGAAGAAGACCGAGGGAAGCAAGGAATTGCTTGCGGCGGTGAAGGGGCTGTTCGGCAAGACCCCCGGTGTCGACCTGGCCCTTTTCGGTCGCATGATCGCCGATCGTCCGGACGACAACATCGATGGGGTTTGCCAGGTGGCCCATGCCATCTCCACCCACCAAACTGCCAAGGAGGTGGATTTCTTCACCGCCCTGGATGACCTCAAGCCCGACGATACCTCCGGTTCCGACATGATGGGGGTGGTGGAGTTCAACAGTGCCTGCCTCTACCGCTACCTCACTCTGGACTGGGATTCCCTGGTGAGCCTTCTGGGGAACGAGGCATTCGCCAGGACCGCCCTGGAGGGTTTTCTGGAAGCCGCCGTACGGGCCCTTCCCTCGGGGAGGCAGAACTCCTTTGCCGCCCACAACCTTCCGAGCCTGGCTTTTGCCTGTGTCCACGACGGCCAACGATTCTCTCTAGTCAACGCATTCGAGAAACCCGTGAAGCCCAGGGATGGTCTGGTGGAGGAATCCGTCCGGCGCATGGACGAATACCTGGGCCTTCTGGAAAAGGAGTACGGTCGCTACCTCGTTGGCACCGGGGCCGTGAAGCTGCACTGCGGCCCCGCCGCAGGGGGTGGACTTGTCCACCTGGGCGAGCGGGCCGACAACCTGGAAGCCTGGATCCAGGCCATTCTCCGGGCCCTTTAG
- the cas5e gene encoding type I-E CRISPR-associated protein Cas5/CasD produces MPSLLLRLGAPMQSWGVHSAFGIRDTGREPSKSGVVGLLAAALGRDRHDPLDDLASLVLGVRVDREGSLMRDFQTAGGGQFCGSPYGVRKANGKAGDTVVSPRWYLADALFLVALGGEDPAFLKSLEEALLRPRYPLYLGRRSYPPTFPLVLGVVSEAAEEALRSYPVLPGSDGGGRMLRLVLESSPEEGGTPRMDVPLSFDPLERRYGVRYVRTELVEVVPSDRRREEMPCTSPG; encoded by the coding sequence GTGCCCAGCCTGTTGCTTCGCCTGGGTGCCCCCATGCAGTCCTGGGGCGTGCACAGTGCCTTCGGCATCCGGGACACCGGTAGGGAGCCTTCCAAGAGCGGCGTGGTAGGGTTGCTGGCTGCGGCTCTCGGAAGGGACCGTCATGACCCTCTGGACGACCTGGCTTCCCTCGTTCTGGGGGTCAGGGTCGACCGAGAGGGCAGCCTGATGCGGGATTTTCAGACTGCTGGGGGAGGGCAGTTCTGCGGCTCCCCCTACGGCGTGCGAAAGGCCAACGGCAAGGCGGGCGACACGGTCGTCTCCCCTCGCTGGTATCTTGCCGATGCCCTCTTTCTCGTGGCCCTCGGGGGGGAGGATCCGGCTTTCCTGAAGAGCCTGGAGGAGGCTCTCCTTCGCCCCCGTTACCCTCTCTACCTGGGGCGACGTTCCTACCCACCCACCTTTCCTTTGGTGCTGGGTGTGGTCTCGGAAGCGGCGGAAGAGGCGTTGCGCTCCTATCCTGTCCTCCCGGGATCTGATGGCGGGGGAAGGATGCTTCGCCTTGTCCTGGAATCCTCCCCCGAGGAGGGGGGGACTCCCCGCATGGATGTGCCTCTTTCGTTCGATCCCCTGGAAAGGCGCTACGGCGTGCGCTACGTCCGCACCGAACTGGTGGAGGTGGTCCCCTCGGACAGGCGAAGGGAGGAGATGCCATGTACCTCTCCAGGTTGA
- the cas6e gene encoding type I-E CRISPR-associated protein Cas6/Cse3/CasE: MYLSRLILDPRSRQVRRDTGDCQQMHRTLCRAFPGTEGKDPRFRSRAGLLWRLDRREDGTLCVIAQSEAEPNWGFLQECPGYLLPSFPCPAVRSLDPLWSRLVAGTVWQFLLRANPTRKVATKSSPDGSKSNGRRLPLDTEEDELRWFLRKAAEGGFYLAPEGRQGEESRRLRVCRETPLKGSRGAQGDSHGMTFHAVRFEGYLQVTDGDRFREILKNGLGSAKAYGFGLLSLAPV; the protein is encoded by the coding sequence ATGTACCTCTCCAGGTTGATCCTTGATCCTCGAAGTCGCCAGGTTCGCCGAGACACGGGAGACTGCCAGCAGATGCACCGAACACTTTGTCGGGCTTTCCCGGGCACGGAAGGCAAGGACCCGCGGTTTCGCAGTCGAGCGGGTCTGCTGTGGCGCCTGGATCGGCGGGAGGACGGAACCCTTTGCGTGATCGCTCAAAGCGAAGCGGAGCCGAATTGGGGGTTTCTCCAGGAGTGTCCCGGCTACTTGCTCCCCTCCTTCCCCTGTCCTGCCGTTCGCTCCCTGGATCCTCTGTGGAGTCGCCTCGTCGCCGGCACGGTGTGGCAATTTCTGTTGCGCGCCAACCCCACCCGAAAGGTGGCGACAAAATCCTCCCCCGACGGCTCCAAGTCCAACGGCCGTCGGCTTCCCTTGGATACGGAGGAGGACGAGCTTCGCTGGTTCCTTCGCAAAGCGGCGGAGGGGGGATTCTACCTGGCCCCCGAGGGGAGGCAGGGGGAGGAATCACGCCGCCTTCGAGTCTGTCGGGAAACCCCCCTGAAGGGGTCGCGAGGGGCACAGGGCGATTCCCACGGGATGACCTTCCATGCCGTTCGTTTTGAAGGGTATCTGCAGGTTACCGATGGGGACCGGTTTCGAGAAATCCTGAAGAACGGTCTGGGCAGCGCCAAAGCCTATGGTTTCGGCCTGCTCTCCCTGGCCCCCGTATAG
- the cas1e gene encoding type I-E CRISPR-associated endonuclease Cas1e, producing MALGDLHILPKFRDGLSYLYVEHCRVEQEGKAVALWDARGVTPVPCASLALLLLGPGTQISHAAVKALADCGCLAAWCGEEGVRFYASGTGETRSSRNLQKQVLLWAREETRMKVVRTMYAMRFGEVVPDTLSLQQLRGREGARMRDAYQRIAQETGVPWSGRQYDRNSWNSADPVNRVLSAANSCLYGVCHAAIVSLGYSPALGFIHTGKQLSLVYDLADLYKVETTIPVSFETVREGTTPLERTARIRLRDRFRETRLLERIVSDLDALFGSVDLAPQDVGLMDPDEDMAAPGGLWNGDGQVLGGVCYEASDGP from the coding sequence ATGGCACTGGGAGACCTGCACATCCTCCCCAAATTCCGGGATGGCCTATCCTATCTGTATGTGGAACACTGTCGCGTGGAGCAGGAGGGCAAGGCGGTGGCTCTTTGGGATGCCCGGGGAGTCACCCCTGTGCCCTGTGCCTCCTTGGCCCTGCTCCTCCTCGGGCCGGGGACGCAGATATCCCATGCCGCTGTGAAGGCTTTGGCGGATTGTGGATGCCTCGCGGCATGGTGCGGCGAAGAGGGGGTCCGTTTCTACGCTTCCGGCACGGGAGAGACCCGAAGCTCCCGCAACCTCCAGAAACAGGTCCTGCTGTGGGCTCGGGAGGAAACCCGCATGAAAGTGGTGCGGACCATGTATGCTATGCGCTTCGGTGAAGTGGTGCCCGACACCCTCTCTCTCCAGCAGCTTCGAGGCCGGGAGGGCGCTCGCATGCGGGACGCCTACCAGCGGATTGCGCAGGAGACCGGCGTTCCTTGGAGCGGGAGGCAGTATGACCGCAATTCCTGGAACAGCGCGGACCCCGTGAACCGGGTTCTTTCTGCGGCGAACTCCTGCCTTTACGGGGTGTGCCATGCCGCCATCGTCAGCCTGGGGTACAGTCCCGCTCTGGGGTTTATCCACACGGGAAAGCAGTTGTCCCTGGTGTACGATCTTGCGGATCTCTACAAAGTGGAGACCACCATTCCCGTCTCCTTCGAGACCGTTCGGGAGGGCACGACTCCCCTGGAACGAACCGCCAGGATTCGCCTGAGGGATCGTTTCCGGGAGACCCGTCTGCTGGAGCGGATCGTCTCGGACCTGGATGCCCTGTTCGGCTCCGTGGACTTGGCACCGCAAGATGTGGGGCTGATGGATCCGGACGAAGACATGGCAGCCCCTGGAGGATTGTGGAATGGGGATGGCCAGGTCCTTGGAGGGGTCTGTTACGAGGCGTCGGACGGGCCATGA
- the cas2e gene encoding type I-E CRISPR-associated endoribonuclease Cas2e, protein MVLVLEKVPPSLRGELCRWLIEPKAGVFVGQVSALVREKLWRQICQGAREGSCLLLYSSNTEQGFRFDVWGSRERLVADWEGLTLVTRSSHKGD, encoded by the coding sequence ATGGTTCTGGTCCTGGAGAAAGTTCCGCCCTCCTTGAGGGGAGAACTCTGTCGATGGCTCATTGAACCCAAAGCAGGGGTTTTCGTGGGTCAGGTCTCTGCCTTGGTTCGGGAGAAACTTTGGCGACAGATTTGCCAGGGCGCGAGGGAAGGGAGCTGCCTTCTGCTCTATTCCTCCAATACAGAGCAGGGTTTTCGGTTTGACGTCTGGGGAAGCCGGGAACGCCTGGTGGCAGATTGGGAAGGGTTGACCTTGGTAACTCGAAGTAGTCATAAGGGTGATTGA
- a CDS encoding VOC family protein: protein MELDHLFLCVGDRGRCGDLLTEFGLREGSGNRHEGQGTANRRFFFRNLMLEILWVEDEEEARSPLTAPMGLWERCGGEEGRSPFGIGLRVQDPEEVLPFPIWEFCPPYLGGRGCIRVGCGAGTEEPLVFCIPAGAGPYGERNASQPKAEVAGAGWVREVELRSKQGVPLSGPLEAVNGLAGFRAFRGDEDLLTLRLGPGPGTRRRCFAPALPLELRW from the coding sequence ATGGAGCTGGATCACCTGTTTCTGTGTGTGGGGGATCGGGGGCGGTGCGGGGATCTGCTGACGGAGTTCGGCCTGCGGGAGGGAAGTGGGAACCGGCACGAGGGGCAGGGGACGGCGAACCGACGGTTTTTCTTCCGCAACCTGATGCTGGAGATCCTGTGGGTGGAGGACGAGGAGGAGGCCCGAAGCCCCCTGACCGCCCCCATGGGGCTCTGGGAGCGGTGCGGCGGGGAGGAGGGGCGTTCCCCCTTCGGGATCGGCCTTCGGGTGCAGGACCCGGAGGAGGTCTTGCCCTTCCCCATCTGGGAATTTTGCCCCCCGTATCTGGGGGGACGGGGGTGCATCCGGGTGGGGTGTGGAGCGGGGACGGAGGAGCCCCTGGTCTTCTGCATCCCCGCGGGGGCGGGGCCCTACGGGGAGCGCAACGCCTCGCAGCCCAAGGCGGAGGTGGCGGGGGCGGGGTGGGTTCGGGAGGTGGAGCTTCGGTCGAAGCAGGGGGTTCCCCTTTCGGGCCCCCTGGAGGCCGTGAACGGTCTGGCGGGTTTTCGGGCCTTCCGGGGGGACGAAGACCTGCTGACGCTGCGCCTGGGGCCCGGGCCGGGGACGCGGCGGCGCTGCTTCGCCCCGGCGCTGCCCCTGGAGCTTCGCTGGTAG
- a CDS encoding GGDEF domain-containing protein yields MEALRDEGEVRELERLLEAQAVTPVFQPIVDLRCGKLLGYEILSRGAEPLRSPMDLFRIAEGCGLVWELEYACRLAAIRGVADLPDSAREGRKFFLNVSPRIFGDPRFAKGFTLSHLKSYGLDQRMFVLEITERGNLEDQDRFETLIAHYINQGFQLALDDFGVGNSGLLTLISCAPHYLKLDMGIVQGIHQSPYKQLLVKALVSFSHNVSSRIIAEGVETWKDLETLLRLGVDLGQGFLFARPEPQPGDVDPAVAERLRGMHDQVCPPALDGGEQVRQLVLQCRDLQEGAATCEEVDRFFRRDLNLDHLVLLRGQTPVGLVTRQSFYSKTGGPVGYHLFQKKPVEVVAKRDPLVVPETIPVTALAKRAMERGREDLYDPVVVTGPRQEFLGTLTIQQLIARATQLEIETAQGANPLTGLPGNRLIEQWIGQVLEREEFGVIYADLDRFKEYNDRYGFLKGDEMIRLSGRVLGGLGGVLPPGTTLGHVGGDDFILVCPGRVSEEVLEEICGAFDREKEGLFTLEDLDRGAYWATDRTGNRVCVPLVTLSLAVVHPECFGGDRHPALLSELAAQAKKQAKIRSALLRRSSYACALPLDLAVPPLRTESRGTPVMA; encoded by the coding sequence ATGGAGGCGTTGCGGGACGAGGGGGAAGTGCGGGAGCTGGAGCGACTGCTGGAGGCCCAGGCGGTGACGCCGGTGTTCCAGCCCATCGTGGACCTTCGGTGCGGGAAACTCCTGGGGTACGAGATCCTCTCCCGGGGGGCGGAGCCCCTGAGGAGCCCGATGGACCTGTTCCGCATCGCCGAGGGGTGCGGTCTGGTGTGGGAACTGGAGTACGCCTGCCGCCTCGCCGCCATCCGCGGGGTGGCGGATCTGCCCGATTCCGCCCGGGAGGGGCGCAAGTTCTTCCTCAACGTGAGCCCTCGGATCTTCGGGGACCCCCGGTTCGCCAAGGGGTTCACCCTTTCCCATCTGAAAAGCTACGGTCTGGACCAGCGGATGTTCGTCCTGGAGATCACCGAGCGGGGCAATCTGGAGGACCAGGACCGCTTCGAGACCCTCATCGCCCACTACATCAACCAGGGGTTCCAGCTGGCCCTGGACGACTTCGGGGTGGGGAACTCGGGTCTCCTCACCCTCATCAGCTGCGCTCCCCACTACCTGAAGCTGGACATGGGCATCGTCCAGGGGATCCACCAGTCCCCGTACAAACAGCTTTTGGTGAAGGCCCTGGTGTCCTTTTCCCACAACGTCAGCTCCCGGATCATCGCCGAGGGGGTGGAGACCTGGAAGGACCTGGAGACCCTGCTGCGCCTGGGGGTGGACCTGGGTCAGGGTTTCCTCTTCGCCCGGCCGGAGCCGCAACCGGGGGACGTGGACCCGGCGGTGGCGGAGCGCCTTCGGGGGATGCACGATCAGGTCTGCCCGCCCGCCCTGGACGGGGGCGAGCAGGTCCGTCAGTTGGTGCTTCAGTGTCGGGACCTCCAGGAGGGGGCGGCCACCTGCGAGGAGGTGGATCGCTTCTTCCGTCGGGACCTGAACCTGGACCATCTGGTGCTGCTTCGGGGGCAGACTCCCGTGGGGCTGGTGACCCGGCAGTCCTTCTACTCCAAGACCGGCGGCCCCGTGGGGTACCACCTGTTCCAGAAGAAGCCCGTGGAGGTGGTGGCTAAGCGGGATCCCCTGGTGGTGCCTGAGACCATCCCCGTCACCGCCCTGGCGAAGCGGGCCATGGAGCGGGGGCGGGAGGATCTGTACGATCCGGTGGTGGTGACGGGGCCCCGTCAGGAGTTCCTGGGCACCCTCACCATCCAGCAGCTCATCGCCCGGGCCACCCAGTTGGAGATCGAGACGGCCCAGGGGGCGAACCCCCTGACGGGGCTTCCGGGGAACCGGCTCATCGAGCAGTGGATCGGACAGGTCCTGGAGCGGGAGGAGTTCGGGGTGATCTATGCGGACCTGGACCGGTTCAAGGAGTACAACGACCGGTACGGTTTCCTCAAGGGAGACGAGATGATCCGCCTGAGCGGCCGGGTTCTGGGGGGGCTGGGAGGGGTGCTCCCCCCCGGGACCACCCTGGGGCACGTGGGGGGGGACGACTTCATCCTGGTCTGTCCGGGCAGGGTTTCCGAGGAGGTGTTGGAGGAGATCTGCGGGGCCTTCGATCGGGAGAAGGAGGGGTTGTTCACCCTGGAGGATTTGGACCGAGGGGCCTATTGGGCCACGGACCGCACGGGGAACCGGGTCTGCGTGCCCCTGGTGACCCTGAGCCTGGCGGTGGTGCACCCGGAGTGCTTCGGAGGGGACCGCCACCCGGCGCTGCTCTCGGAACTGGCCGCCCAGGCGAAGAAGCAGGCCAAGATCCGCTCCGCCCTGCTTCGGAGAAGCAGCTACGCCTGCGCCCTTCCCCTGGATCTTGCCGTCCCTCCCTTGCGGACGGAAAGCCGCGGAACCCCGGTTATGGCATAA
- the ppk1 gene encoding polyphosphate kinase 1: MGDDPKKQASAKQPKQPRKKSEPFCFFNRELSWLRFNERVLAQALDPSTPLLERVKFLAIFGSNLDEFFMIRVSGLRRQFLEGVLDLPPDGMTPAEQLGAVRKRLLPTLDQVSACWQKDLLPRLRDAGIDVVPYDSVKDKHRSGLRRFFEREIFPILTPLAFDPGHPFPHISNLSLNLAIVLKDPRRGERFARLKVPGTFPRLLPVPNDDDEGLHKIGLKTHAPRRFLWFEEMIRANLDMLFPGYQVEESFLFRVTRDADIEIEEDEADDLLESIQEGIDRRRFGSVVRLEIEKDAPKRIRDILTRNLELAPYQVYSLDVPIGAADLMELCKTERPDLKDPPFQPAVPRDLVRGKPLVEAIRQRDLLLYHPYDSFVPVVDFLRQAANDPDVLAIKQTLYRVGGNSPIVEALMEARQQDKQVAVLVELKARFDEENNIGWARALESAGVHVVYGFVGLKTHAKVCMVIRREKGGIRRYVHLGTGNYNAGTAAVYGDFGLLTCDPDIGADASELFNSLTGYSRQQAYRRLLVAPGNLRQEILRRIHREVEQHVACGGGRLAFKLNALVDRECIQALYRASQAGVKVDLQVRGICCLCPGVPGVSENIRVTSVVGRFLEHARVFAFHNGGEEEVFLGSADLMPRNLDRRVEVLFPVLDPQIRASILENILPMHLRDNRRAFLLGSDGEYVRLTPQEGEEPVDSQQWLVDHRGTWHRR, translated from the coding sequence GTGGGGGACGATCCGAAGAAACAAGCCTCGGCGAAACAGCCCAAGCAGCCCCGGAAGAAGAGCGAGCCCTTCTGCTTCTTCAACCGGGAGCTGAGCTGGCTGCGCTTCAACGAACGGGTCCTGGCCCAGGCCCTGGACCCCTCCACGCCCCTGCTGGAGCGGGTGAAGTTCCTGGCCATCTTCGGCAGCAACCTGGACGAGTTCTTCATGATCCGGGTCTCGGGGCTGCGCCGCCAGTTTCTGGAGGGGGTCCTGGACCTTCCCCCCGACGGCATGACCCCGGCGGAGCAGTTGGGGGCGGTGCGCAAGCGTCTGCTGCCCACCCTGGACCAGGTGTCGGCGTGCTGGCAGAAGGACCTGCTTCCTCGGCTGCGGGATGCGGGCATCGACGTGGTGCCCTACGACTCCGTGAAGGACAAGCACCGGTCGGGGCTGCGGCGCTTCTTCGAGCGGGAGATCTTCCCCATCCTCACCCCCCTGGCCTTTGACCCGGGGCATCCCTTTCCCCACATCTCCAACCTCAGCCTGAACCTGGCCATCGTCCTCAAAGACCCCCGGCGGGGGGAGCGCTTCGCCCGGCTCAAGGTGCCCGGCACTTTTCCGCGTCTGCTGCCCGTGCCCAACGACGACGACGAGGGTCTGCACAAGATCGGCCTGAAGACCCACGCGCCCCGGCGCTTTCTCTGGTTCGAGGAGATGATCCGGGCCAACCTGGACATGCTCTTCCCGGGCTACCAGGTGGAGGAGTCCTTCCTCTTCCGGGTCACCCGGGACGCGGACATCGAGATCGAGGAGGACGAGGCGGACGACCTGCTGGAGTCCATCCAGGAGGGCATCGATCGGCGCCGCTTCGGGTCGGTGGTGCGCCTGGAGATCGAGAAGGACGCCCCCAAGCGCATCCGGGACATCCTGACCCGCAACCTGGAGCTGGCGCCCTACCAGGTCTACTCCCTGGACGTCCCCATCGGCGCGGCGGACCTGATGGAGCTGTGCAAAACCGAGCGGCCGGACCTGAAGGACCCCCCCTTTCAGCCCGCGGTGCCCCGGGACCTGGTGCGGGGCAAGCCCCTGGTGGAAGCCATCCGTCAAAGGGACCTGCTGCTCTACCACCCCTACGACTCCTTCGTCCCGGTGGTGGACTTCCTCCGCCAGGCGGCGAACGATCCGGATGTGCTGGCCATCAAGCAGACCCTCTACCGGGTGGGGGGCAACTCCCCCATCGTGGAGGCCCTCATGGAGGCCCGGCAGCAGGACAAACAGGTGGCGGTGCTGGTGGAGCTGAAGGCCCGGTTCGACGAGGAGAACAACATCGGCTGGGCCCGGGCGCTGGAAAGCGCGGGGGTCCACGTGGTGTACGGTTTCGTGGGCCTGAAGACCCACGCCAAGGTCTGCATGGTGATCCGTCGGGAGAAGGGGGGCATCCGGCGGTACGTCCACCTGGGCACGGGGAACTACAACGCGGGCACCGCGGCGGTGTACGGGGACTTCGGCCTCCTCACCTGCGACCCCGACATCGGGGCGGACGCCTCGGAGCTGTTCAACTCCCTCACGGGCTACTCCCGTCAGCAGGCCTACCGCAGGCTTCTGGTGGCCCCGGGGAACCTGCGGCAGGAGATCCTGCGGCGCATCCACCGGGAGGTGGAGCAGCACGTCGCCTGCGGGGGCGGGCGCCTGGCCTTCAAGCTCAACGCCCTGGTGGACCGGGAGTGCATCCAGGCCCTCTACCGGGCCAGCCAGGCGGGGGTGAAGGTGGACCTCCAGGTGCGGGGCATCTGCTGCCTCTGCCCCGGGGTGCCGGGGGTGAGCGAGAACATCCGGGTCACCTCCGTGGTGGGGCGCTTCCTGGAGCACGCCCGGGTCTTCGCCTTCCACAACGGGGGGGAGGAGGAGGTCTTCCTGGGCAGCGCGGACCTCATGCCCCGCAACCTGGACCGGCGGGTGGAGGTGCTCTTCCCGGTTCTGGACCCGCAGATTCGGGCCAGCATCCTGGAGAACATCCTGCCCATGCACCTGCGGGACAACCGCCGGGCCTTCCTCCTGGGTTCCGACGGGGAGTACGTCCGCCTGACCCCCCAGGAGGGAGAGGAGCCGGTGGACTCCCAACAGTGGCTGGTGGATCATCGGGGGACCTGGCATCGCCGGTGA
- a CDS encoding CHAD domain-containing protein, with protein sequence MEERLPCRSRADFAAERILGHLKDLRKEIPGVRRNEDIEPLHRMRVASRRVRSALALLGDAADVPASAGREVRTITRRLGAARDRDVQIQWLVSFREGDAAKGDHQGVDRLLLRLRQERGRLQPKLERLLLRLEEGDGIARLEEHLHRQRLAASLGEEEPGWVADARRRAYQDLGILAERLLSYEPYLSRPEAAEQHHAMRIRAKALRYGLELFSPLYDDELDPLADRIRKLQSALGEVHDGDVWVERVDRFLEEERRRALDYLGHARSLSRLVPGARAVREDRARAREEAHRKARELWERFAQEDLWGQIRTTLGKDVVPSAS encoded by the coding sequence GTGGAGGAACGACTGCCCTGCCGCTCCCGGGCGGATTTCGCCGCCGAGCGGATTCTGGGGCACCTCAAGGACCTGCGGAAGGAGATCCCCGGGGTCCGGCGCAACGAAGACATCGAGCCCCTGCACCGCATGCGGGTGGCTTCCCGGCGGGTGCGCAGCGCCCTGGCCCTTCTGGGGGACGCGGCCGACGTGCCCGCCTCCGCGGGGCGGGAGGTCCGGACGATCACCCGAAGGCTGGGGGCCGCACGGGACCGGGACGTGCAGATCCAGTGGCTGGTCTCCTTCCGGGAGGGGGATGCCGCCAAGGGGGACCACCAGGGGGTGGATCGCCTCCTGCTGCGCCTCCGACAGGAACGGGGACGCCTCCAGCCTAAGCTGGAGCGGCTGCTCCTCCGGCTGGAGGAGGGGGACGGGATCGCCCGGCTGGAGGAACACCTCCACCGGCAGCGCCTGGCCGCCTCCCTGGGGGAGGAGGAGCCGGGCTGGGTCGCCGATGCCCGCCGGAGAGCCTACCAGGACCTGGGCATCCTGGCGGAGCGTCTTTTGTCTTACGAGCCCTACCTGTCCCGTCCCGAGGCGGCGGAACAGCACCACGCCATGAGGATCCGGGCCAAGGCCCTGCGCTACGGCCTGGAACTCTTCTCCCCCCTGTACGACGACGAGCTGGACCCCCTGGCGGACCGGATCCGCAAGCTCCAGTCCGCCCTGGGGGAGGTGCACGACGGGGACGTGTGGGTGGAGCGGGTGGACCGGTTCCTGGAGGAGGAGCGTCGCCGGGCCCTGGACTACCTGGGACACGCCCGTTCCCTTTCCCGTTTGGTGCCGGGGGCCCGGGCGGTGCGGGAGGACCGGGCCCGAGCCCGGGAGGAGGCCCACCGCAAGGCCCGGGAGCTTTGGGAGCGCTTCGCCCAGGAGGACCTCTGGGGACAGATCCGAACCACCCTGGGGAAGGACGTGGTCCCATCGGCGTCGTGA